A portion of the Phacochoerus africanus isolate WHEZ1 chromosome 5, ROS_Pafr_v1, whole genome shotgun sequence genome contains these proteins:
- the GNG13 gene encoding guanine nucleotide-binding protein G(I)/G(S)/G(O) subunit gamma-13, with the protein MEEWDVPQMKKEVESLKYQLAFQREMSSKTIPELLKWIEEGIPKDPFLNPDLMKSNPWVEKGKCAIL; encoded by the exons ATGGAGGAGTGGGACGTGCCCCAGATGAAGAAGGAGGTGGAGAGTCTCAAGTACCAGCTGGCCTTCCAGAGGGAGATGTCATCCAAGACCATCCCCGA GCTCCTCAAGTGGATCGAGGAGGGGATCCCCAAGGACCCCTTCCTGAACCCGGACCTGATGAAGAGCAACCCGTGGGTGGAGAAGGGCAAGTGCGCCATCCTATGA